From Gemmatimonadota bacterium, a single genomic window includes:
- a CDS encoding phytanoyl-CoA dioxygenase family protein gives MISVQQWDFFQEHGYLIVENVISVQRLAALREALEKRYDLEGEKAGTEGSTPPGVRRLCNLMGKGRAFEELAIEPIALEIARLVIGEDMRWQAMNFHDPMPGDPRPIQAIHADRSFFKNCTAYLNVVWALDDMTEENGATRLVPGSHKKPWPRDIMDDLKEAVAGEIYATCKAGTGIFCHGDVWHGARANLSKSPRRVIHMGYSCTNTAPQYEIAGSLTRDIRERLGEHCALIPDPLSSFDLEK, from the coding sequence ATGATTTCTGTACAACAATGGGATTTTTTTCAAGAACACGGTTATCTGATCGTTGAAAATGTGATTTCTGTGCAGCGATTGGCAGCGTTGCGAGAGGCCCTGGAAAAGAGATATGATCTGGAGGGCGAAAAGGCAGGGACAGAGGGATCGACCCCTCCGGGCGTTCGCAGGTTGTGCAATCTCATGGGTAAAGGCCGCGCCTTTGAAGAGCTGGCAATCGAGCCGATTGCATTAGAAATAGCCAGGCTGGTGATTGGAGAGGATATGCGCTGGCAGGCCATGAATTTTCACGATCCCATGCCCGGTGATCCGCGTCCTATTCAGGCAATCCATGCCGATCGATCGTTCTTTAAGAATTGTACTGCATACCTCAATGTGGTGTGGGCACTTGATGATATGACAGAAGAAAACGGTGCGACTCGCCTTGTGCCGGGATCGCATAAAAAACCCTGGCCCCGAGATATTATGGACGATCTCAAAGAGGCAGTTGCTGGAGAAATCTACGCGACCTGTAAGGCTGGAACTGGCATTTTTTGCCACGGTGATGTCTGGCATGGCGCACGAGCAAACCTTTCAAAATCGCCCAGGCGTGTGATCCATATGGGATACAGTTGTACAAACACTGCACCTCAATATGAAATTGCAGGCTCTTTGACGCGGGATATTCGCGAGCGGTTGGGCGAGCATTGTGCGCTCATTCCGGATCCTCTATCGTCATTTGATTTGGAGAAGTAA
- a CDS encoding phytanoyl-CoA dioxygenase family protein, with protein MGQALTEREIESVVREVTDEEVAFYHEYGWVMMKQLVDSEFATELLRVGQEWLKRNDKERGGRRSVGLARREETEPFRSFMFSERMSKNATRLVNRKRLKGVDIPLRYRIDILQHKPPGAAGATYHQDSSEHGSDRVGELQFWLALVEVPPEMSAMRFVSRSHREGPLGSVFKDDQGNLLEQYPNLTSVLELSPPFHYQPGDCTVHHGYTVHGGPPNSTDKSRWSYLFSYSPSDTRYWNGTAANWGSERKRLSDPNNPTVHFSE; from the coding sequence ATGGGACAAGCATTGACGGAACGTGAAATCGAATCGGTCGTCCGGGAGGTCACAGACGAAGAAGTGGCTTTTTACCACGAATACGGGTGGGTTATGATGAAGCAACTCGTGGACTCGGAGTTCGCAACGGAACTCCTGCGCGTTGGTCAAGAGTGGTTGAAACGCAATGACAAAGAGAGGGGCGGCAGACGGTCCGTCGGCCTGGCGCGGCGAGAAGAGACCGAGCCATTTCGCTCGTTCATGTTCAGCGAGCGCATGTCAAAGAACGCAACACGACTCGTGAACAGGAAGCGGCTCAAGGGCGTAGATATCCCACTTCGCTATCGCATCGACATCCTCCAACATAAGCCCCCGGGGGCAGCCGGAGCCACTTATCATCAGGACTCGTCAGAGCACGGCTCTGATCGCGTGGGCGAACTACAGTTCTGGCTTGCACTGGTGGAAGTGCCACCGGAGATGAGTGCTATGCGATTCGTCAGCCGCTCACATCGCGAAGGACCGCTTGGCTCGGTATTCAAAGATGACCAGGGCAACCTGCTCGAGCAGTACCCAAATCTGACGTCTGTGCTGGAGCTCTCTCCGCCCTTCCATTACCAGCCGGGTGACTGCACTGTGCATCACGGATACACAGTCCATGGCGGTCCACCCAACAGCACCGACAAGTCGCGCTGGTCATATCTCTTCTCATACTCTCCTTCAGACACGCGATACTGGAATGGCACCGCAGCCAACTGGGGCAGCGAGCGGAAGCGTTTGAGTGACCCGAACAATCCCACGGTCCATTTTTCCGAATAA
- a CDS encoding LysR family transcriptional regulator: MELRHLRYFVVVAEEENIRRAAERLHIVQPALSRQMRQLEEELDCTLFDRLPRGIRLNAAGKEFLASARDILASADAAVAHVRRVAKGEVGRLRIGFRETASWFGIFPRAIQQYRARYPNVGLDLQPMFSTDQFEAIAEGTLDAGFCYTFASLPEGCEALPIRIDEVVLAVPRELNWKKRRNVRLVDLKSEAFVGLSRSHAPSYVDGIMATAYAGGLSPNIVQEAVDEPTLMSLVSAGIGIGFCNSANKGRKPQSVDFIRVVDFEFALTLCFAWNQSNSSTHLKALLSIVKQSANVDMV, translated from the coding sequence ATGGAATTGCGCCATCTCCGTTATTTTGTCGTCGTCGCCGAGGAAGAAAACATCCGGCGCGCCGCAGAGCGGTTGCACATTGTTCAGCCTGCATTGAGCAGGCAAATGCGTCAACTCGAAGAGGAGTTGGATTGTACGCTATTCGACAGGCTACCGCGTGGCATTCGGCTGAATGCAGCCGGTAAGGAATTTCTGGCGTCAGCGAGAGATATTCTCGCCAGTGCAGATGCCGCAGTGGCGCATGTGCGTCGCGTGGCCAAAGGCGAAGTCGGACGGCTCCGTATCGGTTTTAGAGAAACGGCTTCATGGTTCGGAATTTTCCCCAGGGCGATCCAACAATACCGTGCGCGCTACCCGAACGTCGGGCTCGATTTGCAGCCCATGTTCTCAACCGACCAGTTTGAGGCCATCGCTGAGGGCACACTGGATGCGGGCTTTTGTTACACTTTTGCATCTTTACCGGAAGGTTGTGAGGCTTTACCGATCCGAATAGATGAGGTGGTGCTTGCAGTACCAAGAGAATTGAACTGGAAGAAACGGCGGAATGTACGTCTGGTAGATTTGAAGTCGGAGGCGTTTGTAGGACTTTCCCGATCACATGCTCCATCTTATGTGGATGGTATTATGGCTACAGCCTATGCAGGCGGATTGTCACCCAATATCGTACAGGAAGCAGTCGATGAGCCAACATTGATGAGTTTGGTCTCGGCAGGGATTGGCATTGGATTTTGCAATTCGGCTAACAAAGGCCGCAAACCGCAGTCTGTGGATTTTATACGTGTGGTCGATTTTGAGTTTGCGCTCACGCTATGCTTTGCGTGGAATCAGTCAAACTCTTCGACACACCTCAAAGCGTTGCTATCAATTGTGAAGCAGAGTGCAAATGTTGACATGGTTTGA
- a CDS encoding alpha/beta hydrolase: protein MGKLLIALALTAGSHFNLAHSEAAIMKRVTFSSQGQTLVGDLYLPDDYSDGQKLPGVVVTGAWTTVKEQMAGTYAAAMANRGYAALTFDFRGWGQSQDTIQYLEDPQRKTADINAAVNYLATRPEVDNERIGGLGICASSGYMSDAAYANSHIKSLALVGPWLHNAPIVKAVYGGDKGMNSLIQASRKAEQAPQPVILEAASTTNEKAVMYQVPYYTETDRGLIPEYDNKFNVASWEGWLTYDAIQTADELKKPTLLVHSEAAAIPQGAREYARRMGRNITELWLENVTQFDFYDDPNAVKTASDAVADHFGQTLQ from the coding sequence ATGGGGAAACTTCTCATTGCGCTGGCTCTCACTGCTGGCTCTCACTTTAATCTCGCCCACTCGGAGGCTGCGATTATGAAACGCGTCACATTTTCAAGCCAAGGGCAAACGCTCGTCGGCGACCTATATCTGCCCGATGATTATTCGGATGGTCAGAAGTTGCCCGGCGTGGTCGTCACGGGGGCCTGGACGACCGTCAAGGAACAAATGGCAGGGACTTATGCGGCTGCAATGGCCAACAGAGGCTACGCGGCTCTGACCTTCGACTTTCGGGGATGGGGCCAATCGCAGGACACGATCCAGTATTTGGAAGACCCCCAGCGCAAAACCGCAGACATCAACGCTGCCGTAAACTACCTGGCTACGCGGCCCGAGGTGGATAACGAGCGGATCGGCGGATTGGGGATTTGCGCCTCTTCTGGGTACATGAGCGATGCGGCGTATGCCAATAGCCATATCAAATCACTGGCTCTCGTGGGCCCCTGGCTGCACAATGCCCCAATCGTCAAGGCGGTTTATGGCGGTGACAAAGGAATGAACAGTCTTATCCAGGCCAGCCGCAAGGCGGAGCAGGCTCCACAACCTGTCATTCTGGAAGCGGCCAGCACAACCAACGAAAAAGCCGTCATGTATCAAGTGCCATATTATACAGAAACGGATCGCGGTTTAATCCCAGAATACGACAACAAATTCAATGTTGCGTCCTGGGAAGGCTGGTTGACCTATGATGCGATCCAAACAGCAGATGAGTTAAAAAAACCCACGTTATTGGTGCATTCCGAAGCTGCTGCCATTCCGCAGGGGGCAAGGGAATACGCCCGTCGCATGGGACGCAACATCACTGAGCTTTGGCTGGAAAACGTCACGCAATTCGATTTCTATGACGATCCCAATGCCGTGAAGACGGCCAGCGATGCGGTGGCCGATCATTTCGGCCAGACGCTGCAGTAG
- a CDS encoding nuclear transport factor 2 family protein, translating into MRNWITGALIATLAGFTPVEADMKDEAAIKTIIESVGILADLGHFSALEKLYADEVEVDYTSLSGGEVERKSPQDLMAQWAAILPGFDLTRHDISNIAVKINGPRAEATADVTADHYVGELFWRAKGDYRYILQKEDGIWRITNHTFNLQAESGTRDVFGPASENAANNPVPYIKRRKSEEYVKTIQEFFAAYATGNTEKMGEFLAENIIWRIPGRHPLSGDKRGKAEVVAFFQQLVNANFQADPIYFGAKGDYVVDVHRGWSNVEGADNVDTIWALLYRFEDGKIAEATNLSGDQDAANAFFWSAYKLKPIPHRLAE; encoded by the coding sequence ATGAGAAATTGGATCACAGGCGCATTGATCGCGACCCTGGCCGGATTTACGCCAGTAGAGGCCGATATGAAAGACGAAGCTGCTATCAAAACCATTATCGAGAGTGTGGGCATCCTGGCAGACTTGGGACATTTCTCAGCCCTCGAAAAACTCTATGCGGATGAAGTCGAGGTCGATTATACCTCCCTCAGCGGCGGCGAGGTGGAACGAAAAAGCCCGCAAGACTTAATGGCCCAATGGGCTGCAATCTTGCCCGGTTTTGACCTGACCCGGCACGATATTTCAAATATCGCCGTTAAGATCAATGGGCCACGGGCTGAAGCAACTGCTGATGTCACCGCTGATCACTACGTGGGTGAGCTATTCTGGCGGGCGAAGGGTGATTATCGTTATATATTGCAAAAAGAAGACGGCATTTGGCGGATTACAAACCATACTTTTAACCTGCAGGCAGAAAGCGGCACCCGAGATGTGTTTGGCCCGGCGAGCGAGAACGCCGCGAACAATCCTGTACCTTATATTAAACGCCGGAAAAGCGAGGAATACGTCAAAACGATACAGGAATTCTTCGCAGCTTATGCCACGGGCAATACGGAAAAGATGGGTGAGTTTTTGGCTGAAAACATTATCTGGCGGATTCCAGGGCGTCATCCTTTATCTGGTGATAAGCGCGGCAAGGCAGAAGTCGTCGCCTTCTTCCAGCAACTGGTTAATGCCAATTTTCAAGCTGACCCGATCTATTTTGGTGCCAAAGGCGACTATGTCGTCGATGTGCATCGCGGCTGGTCTAATGTAGAAGGTGCCGATAATGTTGATACGATTTGGGCGCTACTCTACCGTTTCGAAGATGGGAAGATCGCGGAGGCGACCAACCTTTCAGGAGACCAAGATGCGGCCAATGCCTTTTTCTGGTCAGCGTATAAATTGAAGCCTATTCCACACAGACTAGCTGAATGA
- a CDS encoding type II toxin-antitoxin system VapC family toxin has protein sequence MPTVYLETTIPSYLVARPSRDLIVAAHQQITHDWWRDAREHFDIYISEAVLTEIRLGDPDVAARRLVIVEELPILEINDEVQNLVNIYAQRLGLTGRAQADVPHIAFAVAYKLDYLVTWNCTHIANGAIIRRLGDINTELQRHTPTIVTPEGLLEQPGGEP, from the coding sequence ATGCCGACCGTTTATTTGGAAACCACGATTCCCAGCTACCTTGTCGCACGACCAAGCCGTGATCTTATCGTCGCTGCTCACCAGCAAATCACGCATGACTGGTGGCGTGATGCCCGCGAGCATTTCGACATATATATCTCGGAGGCAGTGTTGACAGAAATTCGCTTGGGTGATCCAGATGTAGCCGCACGCCGTCTTGTCATCGTGGAAGAATTGCCTATCTTAGAAATCAACGATGAGGTACAGAACCTTGTTAATATCTACGCCCAACGGCTCGGTTTGACAGGCCGTGCTCAGGCAGACGTGCCCCATATTGCTTTCGCCGTGGCATACAAACTGGATTATCTGGTCACATGGAATTGCACCCATATTGCGAATGGCGCAATCATTCGTCGGCTTGGAGATATCAATACGGAATTACAGCGTCATACCCCGACTATTGTTACACCTGAAGGACTTCTTGAACAGCCTGGAGGAGAACCATGA
- a CDS encoding UPF0175 family protein: MKRTLTIDYGDEVLLSLGYTPKQFSEEAKLLIAIKLYELGRLSSGGAVKLAGIPKPLFLTKLAEYGIDTFQLTEDDLQQDLDSARRHL, from the coding sequence ATGAAGAGAACATTGACCATTGATTACGGTGACGAAGTCCTGCTATCCCTCGGATATACACCCAAGCAGTTCAGCGAAGAGGCCAAGCTCCTCATCGCCATCAAGCTTTACGAGTTAGGCCGTTTGTCATCGGGGGGAGCAGTCAAGCTGGCTGGCATTCCCAAGCCCTTATTTCTGACAAAACTCGCCGAATACGGTATCGATACCTTCCAACTGACTGAGGACGACCTCCAACAGGACTTAGACAGTGCCCGTCGTCATCTGTAA
- a CDS encoding type II toxin-antitoxin system RelE/ParE family toxin: protein MYNFIETKLFTQLIRKYLSDEEYAELQKALLLNPEAGSVISGSGGVRKIRWRAQGRGKRSGYRVIYFVKMTTQTFWMLTIYPKNVSDNIPAHILKQIREEIENE, encoded by the coding sequence ATGTACAATTTCATTGAAACAAAGCTTTTTACCCAACTCATACGGAAATACTTATCCGACGAAGAATACGCGGAATTGCAGAAAGCCTTACTGTTAAATCCTGAGGCTGGCAGTGTGATTTCCGGATCGGGAGGTGTGCGAAAAATCAGATGGCGGGCACAAGGGCGAGGAAAACGCAGTGGCTATAGAGTCATCTATTTCGTGAAAATGACGACACAGACATTTTGGATGTTGACGATCTATCCGAAAAATGTGAGCGACAATATTCCTGCCCACATTCTCAAACAAATCCGTGAGGAGATCGAAAATGAATGA
- a CDS encoding helix-turn-helix domain-containing protein has protein sequence MNERNRDIGQEILSGLQEIKRGEHGRIITVPDIAQTRAKVGLSQSQFAQLMGVSVRTLQDWEQGRRRPSGAARTLLIIADKNPQAILDVM, from the coding sequence ATGAATGAAAGGAATAGAGATATTGGCCAAGAGATTCTATCTGGTTTGCAGGAAATTAAGCGCGGCGAACACGGTCGTATCATCACAGTACCTGATATTGCCCAAACGAGAGCGAAAGTGGGTCTTTCTCAATCTCAGTTTGCCCAATTGATGGGTGTATCTGTTCGCACGTTGCAAGACTGGGAGCAGGGTCGCCGTCGTCCATCGGGTGCAGCCAGGACACTACTGATTATCGCAGACAAAAATCCGCAAGCGATATTGGATGTGATGTAA